The stretch of DNA CTCACTTTGACAGTACCTGTCCTGCGGGTTTcagcccactttgacagtactaagcATATGATGAATTCGCTATTTTCCATAAGTCAACTCTTTTCCATGAGTTTGTGTGAATAGATTTGTGTCATTAAAAGCTAGAGATCAATGGTCTAAAAAGAAGATTTCAGGAAAAAGCGGTTACTTATTGATTGAAATTTTCGTAACTCAAAATCTGCACCACGCATGGGATTAACTTTCCCACCTCTTAATTGTCGAGAAAGTTCTCACTTTCCTTgaaatcaaggaaaataaaGTTATTCTTGTACGTTtcttaattgttaaatttaattttttgtgtttaatagtatataCTTTTAATGtcgtttttaaatatataatttttatatatactaatgcTAAATTTAATACTATAAAAATCATCGTTAACTGAATCCCGACACCTTTAATAAGTGCAAATTATTACCACGGATTAGGGTCGACATTACATTTTGAACTTTAGCctaaaatgacattcaaattatgtacttgcaattaacatattatgtaatttcaattaatatattatgtaactAAAGTTACATAATATATACGTAATTGTAATAGGTATACAATTTATCatctaaaaatacatatattgaaCCGgcctggtccacaatataactattgctaaaaaaaaattcaaaaaaaaaaaaataataaactattgCTAAAATAGGAGGTCCGTATTTAGCAGGAAAGCCAATCATATTGCTAAAATAGGAGGTCCACCATGATAGTACAACAAGGAAGTAGACGTAGCATTTGATATTGTCATTATTTCTCAGCTCTCATctatttattcttcttcttttttttttcttttttcttttttttttatacagtTAGATTCTCCTTGCCCCCGAATCCTACAACATAATCCACATTTATCTCTCTCTGTCTCTATAGGGTTGAACAGAATGGAAAGTTCACCGTGCTGTGAAAAGGTAGGGTTGAAGAAAGGGCCATGGACACCTGAGGAAGACAAGCAGTTGTTGGCTTACATTGAGCAGTACGGCCATGGAAGCTGGCAAGCTTTGCCTGAAAAAGCTGGTATTCTATACAGTCTTTCTTTTAGCTTTCTGGTTAGTTATGGTTTGcattgactttttttggaaatgtTTGTTTAGGGCTGCAAAGATGTGGGAAGAGCTGCAGACTAAGATGGACTAACTACTTGAGACCTGACATTAAAAGAGGAAACTTTAGTCTGCAGGAAGAACAATCCGTCATTCAGCTCCATGCTTTTCTTGGAAATAGGTAACTAATCATATTCAAACTCTACTTTTTTAGATAAGGTGAAAAATTCGTAGTCACTATTTGAGGGTGTGTACTTGCGAGGGTGGATCCAGGAATTCTTTTGAGTGGGGACAAGTTAATTAAGATGAAATCAAAGATATATacgaataaatattttttaaaaaaatttaaaatttgatatgaatcaAAAGTACAAATATATTCTCTTACCCTTGTCAagggtaaaaaaaataaaaataaataaaaggattcaaacaataaatatgcaatctaactatcaacttagccttttagttgagatgaagcacatgcttcaattaggAGTTTGAATTGAGGTTTGATTTGATCCTAGGACATATGGCACTTGGTACCTACCACCATCTTATGATCATAAATGATAAATGATCACAAAGATGTAAATCGGCCTATGTTGTTTATAGCTAATcgactcaaataaaaaaggttTAGGTTACTCTACTCATTGGAAACTTGGAATCTTGTGGCTATTATACTGTCATAACAACCAAACCAATTTGGATGGGTTGTCCCTTTAATTTTAAACTCTGCTTATTTTGAGTAACGAAAGAAACTCGCAGTGACTTTCCGAGTGTGTACTAAGTAAATCTGCTTTGTGATTAGAATCGATAAAGGGCCACAATAACATAAATCATCTTAGACTCTATAGTTGAACTACTCAAACAGTCAAACCAATAAACTCAATAGGTCGCTTCTACCATAATCAAGTTTGAAACTAGTTATCAAGAACCGAACAATTTGGATGGATTCTACTGACGTATACAAACTCGATTTGAAATCATGTAAAACTGATATTAGTGTTTATTTACTAATggacagtgttgcaaaaatcttgCCTAATCGGTGTCTAGGCACTAAGCGCCGTACAACCGCCTAGCGCATCACTATAATCAGTGGTCTAGGCGATCCGCCGACTAGGCTGCATAGGCGCTGACCGTCTAGGCCTACTAGGTGTCGACTATGTTTTTAAAGCACCGATTAGGCCGCCTATTTGGCTGCTTAGCgattattctattttataaaaatgagttatttcaatCAAAATGACATCTTTCAACCATGCTAATGGTAGAAATTCTTGATTTTTGTGGAGTACAGATGGTCAGCCATTGCTTCTCACCTGCCAAAGAGAACAGATAATGAGATAAAGAACTATTGGAATACTCATttgaagaagaaactaagtAAGATGGGCATTGATCCAATGACGCATAGGCCAAAGATAAACTCCTCCTTCGGCTCAGCCGCCAATCTCAACCACATGGCTCAGTGGGAAACCGCCCGGCTCGAAGCCGAAGCTCGCCACTCAAAGTTCATCAGCTCAGCTCAAAACTCCTCCTTCCGCCTGCCCACCAATAATCCACCGCCGCCGCCCAAAGTCCCGCCGACTCTCGACGTGCTAAAAGCTTGGCAAGAAACGTGGACCAAACCGCCAAGGACGAGGGTTTTATCCAATGTAGATGGCGGCGCGTTTGTCCCAAACGCAACTCCACATCAATCTCCGACAACCTTAAACTTTTCCGACCAAAACTTATGTTACATGGAAACTCCATACGTACACGAGTCCAATATAGGAAACCCTAACCCCACCCGCGACGACATAATCCCTCACGTTGCCATGGATCCCTTATCGGAGCTTCCAACCTTCATTCATGGATTCCCGGAGCTTTCACCGGAAACCCTCACAGGATATTTGGACGACGACAATGTCGTCGGAAACTACGGCACGGCCAACGTGGAAGACAACAGCCATTACTGGAACAGCATCGATCCTTAATAATCAATCTGGTGGCGTCTCCGGTGGGTTCGCCGGTTTTCTTGctaattaattactccgtatcaCTTATAAGTAtccttaatttattaattaggaTTATTAGTGGcctttaataatagtaataatcatTTAGGAATTAGGATTAATAATGTTGTTTGTACGTTCGGAGACAATAAGGTTATGATTGCTACTGCATGCGATCTACCTGAATTTGTGGTAGAGTGTTCTTCTGAGTTCTGATCATTAATTCTTGTTGGgtccattttatttgtttgtttaaaatccttagataaataaaaatatcatttaaaaaaatatctttcaaaTATGTGATCTGTTAGATAAATGTCACTTTCATTAGGAAAGTGGATCCACCAGCAGAAAACATGGATCCACTATCCCCTTAAAATCAGGGATTCATTATCTCATTATTAAGATATTGAATCCCACTATGATTTCTGAAAGGTCATTATAATGAAATGCCATTTTTCTGTTCATAAGTGGTGCAAACAGTTAAACAGTAGGAAATAATTGGAATAGTGCATTGATGGACTGCATCTATAAAAAGGCTCTATAATCCTCTCACTGCACAATATATTAAGACTCATACACCATCTAAGAGGGTTGTGAAAgtgagagattaaaaaaaaaaaaaaaaactcttttgcaGCAGTTCAGgcatcaacaaacaattaactatggctggaggttagatcctatatgcTTCCTATTTattcttacagttggtatcagagccaataAAACCTCTGCTTGGTTGATttgtttgtatgtatatatgcctAAGATATAGATATATTGAATTTACagtgtatgcatatatataatttttgactttatatatatatatatacaaaattcttCAAAGGTTTTATTTGGAATATGGCATGAATTTCTTtgaaataaaatcataaaacaaACCTCTACTGTCGTTCGTATTTGCTCCTATTTGGTCTCCGATTTGTCGCTCTCCGTTGACCGGTGACGGAGATGGTGACGTCGACGACTGGAGCGGTGGGCGGCAGGTGGTGTTGAGGTGAGATGACTGCGACGAGATTGAGTATTAAACATTGCTTCCATCTCTTTTGGTTGCTTCTGTGTCTCTCTCACTGTCTGGCTGCGCAAGATGAAGAATAAGAGCAGCTAGGTTTGGATTTGGATGGTTTGAACAAAATATATGGCTAATTAAAGAATCTGATGGAAAGGGATTGAAAGGATGGGTTATGTTTGGCCCATTTTGGCTAAGggtttcttttaaaattaattgggcttatttgagttatttggattaaattcaaattcaaggcctatttaattttaaagCTTTTGGGCCTATCCATTAAGAAAATTTCTCTTCATCATATTAGGCTTTCATATATCCTGATTTGTTCAAGCTAATCTCTCATTAATTTAAATCATTATTCAATTTGTAGCAAATATTAAGATCTACATTTgccatttgaattttgatttaatattaAGGTGTACATTAAATTGtttaagtattgcaatttaattgtGAAGTATGAGTTTGTTAATATGCATAATTTGAGCATGCTTTGTATATttattgcaataattatttgattgttataattatatatttagaaaagcatgttctttaaggatgaatttagagccttgtaggtttgaattaaatgtttattatgcatggtatagtgccttttaggtgaattagTGCCTTTTAAGGATAGATTAGGCATATTATCGATCTTCAATTGTGTCTAATTATTGGCACATTAAAGAATCCTAAAAGGATAGTataccctatttaaagccttaacTGTAAGTGAATTTACATTCATATAGGACTTCCAAACTATTGTACATTGAATGTGAGAATGCATGAACCAGGGAAAGTTCTTGGGGAGGAACACAAGTTCTATGgcctggcttaaaacgccttgctggctgaaattgccatagtgccttcagccatattgctactagtccccttgcgaccctactctgtctaaggagttggtttttaaaggagccttagcacctaccaactttcctgggagtatacttgGGAATTGTTTATCATATGTCAGTACAATTTGTTTGTTAGGCTTTAAATAAATCTATGCCGATGTGATAATAcgattttagttaattaaggagtagccacagcatctttaatttaattgagattgtatattaagttttaataaatcacataaagtttaggcataaATTGCGATCAATCATacgtaatataataaaatttcgcccacaggcaattttgttacatttgtatgattaattggaataaaatactgaGCTGTGATCATAAtttcgcccacaggcaattatgtatcggcataCAGTTTGGTAGTTTTGTTATTATGTGTGGAAAATCAAACTATAATCGTAcccattccgtttccaccattAAGTTTTGATAGATTCATTatgcgtaaaaatttagcccacaggtaaTTTTTATGGCATTCGAGTCTATCTTATGCATCATTTACATTGGTAATGTATGCAATTCGGTTCTATGTGTGCCTCAAAACTGATATGAACCTTTTGGTCTTTACAGCATCTCAACCCGTTACTCATACTGATTTGACCATTCAAATTCCCCAACTCTGTAGTGACAACTataagatttggaaagaaaggattCTCTTGAATTTAGGGTGGAAAGAGTTGGACTATGCTGTCAATAACAATAAACCACAAATCCCTACAAATTCAAGTACACCTGATGAAATTGCACTATATGAGCGATGGGAGAGATCCAATCGGCTCAGTGTAATTTTGATCAAGTCTAATGTTTCGGATTCAGTTCGTGGTATTGTTGACGCATATACAGATGTCAAGCCCTTGCTTGAGGCCCTTGACGCTCAATATGCCAGCTCAGTGAAGTCTTTAACTAGCACCcttattatgaaattttcttcCCTTCGTTTAAAACACTGTTAAGGGTGTACGTGAGTACATTATGAAGTTTCAGGATATAACAAACCAACTGAAAAAACTCGGGGTAGTTTTGCCGGATACCTTTGTGGTACATCATGTGTTAAATACACTTCCACATCATTATGAGCCATTTAAAATCTCTTATAACACGCATAAGGAAAATTGGTCTATCGTtgatttaatgaccatgtgtgtTGAAGAGGAGGAAAGGCTTTCAATGGAAATGGGTGAAAGTGTTATGCTTTCCATACCGCAAGGAAAGGGCAAATCTCGTAGTACCACTAAGGCTAAGGGAAAAAGCCAACCTCAAGCTGACATAAAGAAGATGCAAAGGTGTTTTTTCTGTAAAAAGAAAGGACACTTTAAGATAGATTGCGTCAAATTCAAGAAATGGCTTGAGAACAAAGGTAATCTATCCTCATTTGTATGTTATGAATCTAATATGTCTGAAGTTAACactaatacttggtggattgattctggaTCAACAATCCATATTGCAAATTCCTTACAGGGACTTCAAGCCTTAAGGAAACCAGTGGGAAGTGAGCAGACTATCTTATCCGGAAACAAGATGGGCTCACAAGTTGAAGCAataggaacatgtaaaataatattaagtagtggctttgtttttattttagaaaagaCCTTTTATGTACCAAGTTTCTCACGAAACTTGATTTCTGTTTCAAGGCTTGTACCATTAGGATTTTCATTTAAGTTTCAAGACAAGTCTGTTGtgatttttaataaatcaacttGTGTTGGAAATGGTACTTTGTCTGATGGTCTTTATCGCATTAATCTACAAAGCAATTCTACATATAATTCTTTACATGTTCATACTGGCACTAAAAGACCAAGTATTAATGAGAATTCCTATatgttatggcatcggagattaggtcacatctctattgaaagaattaagaaattagtaAATGATGGGGTACTTAGTACTCTTGATTATACTGATTTTGAGACTTGTATAGATTGCATTAAGGGAAAGCAAACAAACAAGTCTAAGAAAGGTGCCACAAGGAGTTCTACCATATTAGAAATCATACATACTGATATATGTTGTCCGGATATGGACATGATaggccaaaaatattttatcacctttattgatgattattcacGGTTTACATATATGTATTTGCTTTCTAATAAGtatgaagcattggatgccttcaaAACGTTTAAGGCTGAAGTTGAGAACCAATGTGGAAAGCGAATACAAATAGTAAGATcagatagaggtggtgaatattatggtagatacACTGAAAATGGACAAACACCTGGTCTttttgctaagtttcttcaagaacatgggattgtcgcccaatacaccatgcctggttctccggaccaaaatggtattgctgaaagaagaaaccgaacactTCTTGACATGGTCAGAAGTATGCTTAGCAActcaaaacttcctaagttcTTGTGGATTGAAGCACTGAAAACGGctacgtatatattaaaccgtgttccaaCTAAGGCTGTCCCAAAGACACCTTTTGAATTGTtcaaaggttggaaaccgagtttgcaacatatgcgtgtttggggatgTCCGTCTGAAGTGCGTATATATAACCCACAAGAAAAGAAGTTAGACTCGAGAACTATAAGTGGTTTCTTTGTAGGATACGCACAGTCCTCAAAGGGTTACAGATTTTACTGTCCATCTCATTCTACTAGGTTtgtggaatcaagaaatgccaaatttcttgaagatgatttgattagtgggagggatcatgccaaatttcttgaagatgatttgattagtgggagggatcggttcaaggatttaattcctgatttgattagtgggagggatCGGTTCAAGGATTTAATTCCTACTCAAGAACATAATAGGGATCGGTTCAAGGATTTAATTCCTACTCAAGAACATAATAAACTCCATCCTTCTACATCATTAGATAGGTTGATAatagatcaaaatacccctcaAGATCACACGGGTATTGAACAACCTATTGATGAAATTCCACAAAATGCTGAGATTATTCTAATAGATCaaccaattcaggaaattcctgaAGAGGAAGTTGAACCATCAACTCTTCAAAGAGAAGGTAGTCCAGCATTAAGAAGATCTACTCGAATTAGAAAATCGGCAATTCCTAGTGATTATATAGTGTATTTACAAGAAAGCAATGTTGGAGAAACAAATGATCCTGAAACCTTTTCACAAGCCATAAGTTGTAAGGAATCTGATTTATGGTatgaagccatgaaagatgaaatgagtTCCATGCGGAGCAATGATGTTTGGGACCTTGTAGAGTTGCCTAATGATGCCAAGGCtattggctgtaaatgggtctatAAAACCAAAAGAGACTCATTAGGCAACATTGAAAGATACAAGGctagacttgttgctaaaggattcaCTCAGCAAGAAGGAATCAATTACACAGAGACATTTTCTCCTgtgtcaaagaaagattcacttcgtATCATTTTGGCTTTAGTTGCACACTTCAATTTTGAactgcaacaaatggatgtgaaaacaacaTTCCTTAACGGTGATTTAGAAGAggaggtttatatgaaacaacctgaaggtttCTCTTCTAGTAAAGGTGAGcatttggtttgcaagctcAAGAAGTCCATTTACGGATTAAAACAAGCCTCCCGCCAAtggtatataaaatttgatgggaTTATTTCTTcatatggttttgttgaaagtCCAATAGATAATTGTATATACCAAAAGGTAAATGGGAGTAAaatatgttttcttgttttatatgtggacgACATTTTACTTGCAACAAATAATAAAGGGATGCTACATGAGGTGAAGCAATTTCTTTCTAATAATTTTGATATGAAGGATATGGGCGAggcatcttatgtcattggcataaagatccatAGAGATAGATCACGTGGTGTTTTGGGTCTATCACAAGAAGcctatattaacaaaattttagaaagatttcgGATGAAGGATTGCTCACCAAGTGTTGCTCCTATTGCGAAGGGAGATAAGTTGAGTTTGGATCAAtgtccaaagaatgattttgaaagagaatccaTGAAGGATATTCCATATGCTTCAGTTGTTGGTAGTCTTGGTTATGTCCAAGTCTGTACCAGACCGGACATTGCCTTTGCTGTGGGAATGCTAGGTCGATATCAAAGTAATCCGGGTttagaccactggagagctgCAAAGAAGGTTATGCGGTATCTTAAGGGTACCAAAGATCATATGCTCGTGTTTAAGCAGACGGATCTATTGGACGTCATTGGGTATTCTGATtcagactttgccggttgtgtTGATTCACGAAAATCAACATCAGGGTACATCTTTATCATGGCCGGTGGGGCTATatcatggagaagtgttaaacaaacttTAATTGCCACTTCtaccatggaagccgagttTGTTTCATGCTTTGAGGCAACTTCACAAGGTGTATGGCTAAAGAATTTCATCTCTGGGCTTAGAATCATGGATTCTATATCTAAGCCGTTAAAAGTTTACTGTGATAACTCAGCTGCTGTCTTCCtagctaaaaataataaaagtggaAGTCGAAGTAAACACATCGACATTAAGTTTTTAGCTATCAGGGAGNCTAAGAGGGTTGTGAAAgtgagagattaaaaaaaaaaaaaaactcttttgcaGCAGTTCAGgcatcaacaaacaattaactat from Ipomoea triloba cultivar NCNSP0323 chromosome 7, ASM357664v1 encodes:
- the LOC116024438 gene encoding transcription factor MYB16-like, translated to MESSPCCEKVGLKKGPWTPEEDKQLLAYIEQYGHGSWQALPEKAGLQRCGKSCRLRWTNYLRPDIKRGNFSLQEEQSVIQLHAFLGNRWSAIASHLPKRTDNEIKNYWNTHLKKKLSKMGIDPMTHRPKINSSFGSAANLNHMAQWETARLEAEARHSKTSKLLYIESSQPVTHTDLTIQIPQLCSDNYKIWKERILLNLGWKELDYAVNNNKPQIPTNSSTPDEIALYERWERSNRLSVILIKSNVSDSVRGIVDAYTDVKPLLEALDAQYASSVKSLTSTLIMKFSSLRLKHC